A window of the Cicer arietinum cultivar CDC Frontier isolate Library 1 chromosome 6, Cicar.CDCFrontier_v2.0, whole genome shotgun sequence genome harbors these coding sequences:
- the LOC101502471 gene encoding small ribosomal subunit protein eS21y-like, with the protein MQNEDGQITELYIPRKCSATNRLITAKDHASVQINIGHLDESGVYNGHFSTFALCGYTRAQGDADSGLDRLWQKKKTEIKQ; encoded by the exons ATGCAGAACGAAGACGGACAAATCACTGAGCTCTATATTCCTAGGAAGTG TTCTGCTACAAACAGATTGATAACTGCAAAGGATCATGCTTCCGTTCAGATCAACATTGGTCATTTGGATGAATCCGGTGTATACAATGGTCACTTCTCCACTTTCGCCCTCTGTGGCTACACTCGCGCACAg GGAGATGCTGACAGTGGGCTTGATAGATTGTGGCAGAAAAAGAAAACCGAAATTAAGCAGTAA